CTAAAACTCTTCCCCTGGAGAACGCATCCATCCTTTCAGAGGGTTCCCTGCAGGAAGGGCACCGGTTATGGATTGGCAAcctggaccccaagatcacagagtGAGTCTGAGTCATCTTAAATCATTTCCTACCACACTGGGATGTTTGCACTGGTAATGTTCAGACGGcccttttgtttgtgttttaattatCTTTGAAGGGTATGTGCTTTTGTTATTAACCTGTTATGCTCACATTTTTCTCACATTTGAACTCTTCTGCAAGAACATGGGCTTGGGTATGGTTTAAAACAtatacctcttttttttctgttggccAAAGATGTTCTCCCGTTTTCACCAATTTGAATTCTTGTACCCGGTGACTATAGCACATTATGTTCTAGAATGAGCCCACGGCATACTCTTATTCCTCAAAATGAAGGAACAAGCGGGAGAAGTCTCTGTACCTTCACAAACAGGTAATTCATATGAATTACAGGATTGTAATTCATATGAATTACAGGATTGTAATTCATATGAAGAAGCCATGGAACCATAGAAGGTCAGAGCTGGAAGGCATCTTAAAGATCACATCAGTCCCTTCAGTTTCCATTCAGTCATTAAATGATACGAATACTTGTTGTGTGCCAAGTGCCCATCTGTGCCAAGTGCCATGCTAGGCAGTGCTCAGATGTTTTAAATCTAAGGAACCTTGTCTTAAAGTAAtcagaacctgtttttaaaataaaaactcagagcTGCTCTGATTAAAGGCTGGGGAGAGGTCCACCCAAAGCCTTTTGGCAACTGCTACCCTTTCTTCGGTGCTAAGTTAGTTATAGGAGTCCATGGAGCACACTTGAAAACCTCTGATATGATCCAGCTCTCTTACCCTACAATAAAGGAAACTGGGTCCTAAGACATGGAAGTACCTTACCCAGGATAACAAAAGCAGTTAAGTTGTCCTGACTCCCCGCTCTTTGTACTCTGGCCATTATAATGGAAAGCAGTTCCTTAGCAGAGTGAATTAAGGGGTTTTGTTCTTCTCCCTATTGCTCAGTAGATACAGGGCTCTGGTTGGTGGCAGGATCATTAAGGAGTGAATAGATCGGACTCTGAGGGATCAGTGCTTAAAGCAAACCTGGAGTATGCCATCAGTCCCAGAAGTCACTCCCTTTGGAATAGTGTTAAAGGTAGAATGAGAGGAGACAAGAGAATCCGCTTACTTGACTCAAGGATGAGAAGAGGTATATAGCGGGCTGgtattgggagaaggaaggggatgtGGACTAATGGGTCAGATCATAACAAAGTTTAGTTCTTTAATTCTGCTCAAGTTCAGATCAGCTAAATATAGATAACTTGGGGTCCCTCTTGGGAATTATGATGCCATTTAAGATATGTTGTCCCCATGTTATGTTACCTTGGTCACTGGGGCTCTGGAATATGAACTGTGCATTTATTTTGGTTCTCTTTGTGGTTCATGGCTTTGAGGATGAATGTGTGAATCAGCCAAGCCTCTCAATCATGTCTGTTGATCAGAGAAGCTGTTTCCATCACCTAAAACCTAAGCTGTGAAAGGATGCTCCCGAGGTGTTTTCCATTCCCACCTCTGCTCGTCTGAATGGAAATCTGGATGTGGAAACACCATTCATTGTTTCGGCTGCAGTTCACCATAATGAGGCTTGTTCTAATTGTGTCCTGCTGCTTGATAGGAAGGTTCAAATGGGCATCTGCCACCTCAGTTTATGTCATAAGTTGGAGTATATGAATGTTTTCTTCAGTTAGAGCATTATCAGGAACATTGAAACAACTTTCCTACTGGTATCTCTGCTCTTTTTATGTCAAGACAGAGGTGGTCATAACGTGCCGAACTGCAGATCAGGGCTTCGCAGGGTCTACCTGTGGCTTCCCCACCTCTGTGTCATCTgcagttttgttcactgttttttttctctggattccttatgttaaaacattttctctgccaaataaactgATTTGTTAAATagtaataaatttctttttaaagacacagCTACCAGTCATAGCTATGGTTAGCATGAAATACTTACTCATGTTGATTTGTGTTCGTTATTTTGTGGTTGCAGTATTCACCATCTCATGGCTGTGCTAGCTGCCAAGAATACCTGTACGACCAAACAGGTCTCAGAGATTTAGCTTTAAGGGAGTAGTGATGTATTATTATTCGTGGAGGTAGCAGATCCCACACCCCTGTTCTTTTTATCCTATTCTGATTCCTCCCAATTATAGTACACTTCATATTTCTAACCAATAAGGTGAGAATGTTTAACTAATGATCTGCACATTTCTTCTAGCTCTGGTATTGTATTAGTTCCTCTTATTTAAACTCATAACATTCTTGTGAGTCAAGTAGAAGAGATAATATTTtccttggatttatttttaagtaggctccatacccatcATGGAGCTCAATGCaagacttgaactcacgaccccgagatcaagacttgagattaagagtcagacacacttgagcaactgagccacccagctgcccctttcCCTGTTCTATGGGACAGGAAGAGTTAAGTAGGTTGACTTAGTATACTGAAAAGTAGTTAATGATGGGACTAACTCCTGTCACCTAATTTAGTGCCCTTTGCACAGATATCTAATAGTCCACATAACAGAAAAATCATAACCTAAAGTATcctatttgaaattttaaaatgtaaggacTTCTTTTAAGTTGTTGTGGGACTCAGTCTAACCATAGGATAAAAACAGTACCTCCATATACCATTGCTAGTGCCTGCAACAGAGAAGCCAAAAAAGTTAATGTCCTTAGACCTTGTCTGTTTTCCACACTGTGGTTTCCTCTGAAAGGATTAATGCTGGCTCTCTTTTTCAAACATTAAATGTGCTGCATAGAAAGCCAAATTGGTAGCCACTGCACAGCTCATAAGGAGAAATGAagagcaaggggtgcctgggtggctctgggttaaaacctctgcctttggctcaggtcatgatctcaaggtcctgggatcaaaccctgcatcgggctctctgctcagcggggagcctgcttcctcctctctctttgcctgcctctctgcctattagtgatctctctctctctctctgtgttaaataaataaaaatcttaaaaaaaaaaaaatggaagagcaaAGCCAGCAGAAATTCTAAAAGAAGGGGCATTCTAAGTAGAGGGTATAAGTAGAAGTAAGAAGGAGTGGGTGAGCAGAATATCAGGAGGACCTTTTTGACTAAAGGAGAGGTTGAATACTAAGTGATAGTGAAAACAGCAATTGGGTAGGTAGAATACTATCAGATTAAGACAGggtctttaaaatttactcagaCAAGAAATTTGAATTTCTTGTGGAAGAGACTTGCTGAGGGTGTTTAACAGGGTACTGACAACACGAAAGTGCTGTTTTAGTGGGGAAATGAGACATCAGTATGTAGAGTGGGTTGGAGGAGCAAAGACTAACAACGAACGTTAGCTAGAAGAGACTGCCAGAAACTCGGCCTGTCTATCATCTAGGTAGAGACAGTGAACGTGGAAGTCGGTCTAAGAGATGGTATAAGAAATGAAGAACGTGATTGAAGAGCAGAGAATTGAGGATGACCCTGATGTTTCTTGCCTGAGAAATGAAGAATCGTGTCAACACTGACCGGTGGAATAGCTGGAAAGGGCATCTGTTTGTGGAGGGAGGTGGTTAGTGTGGGTTATACTAAGTAAACTTAAAGGCAGTGGAGAGCCATCCAGGGGGAAATGTCCTTCTGAAGTCAAGTTTCAGGGATGAACTAGAGCATGTGCGTGGATGTGTGAGAACAGTGTGTTTACCCCTAAAGAAACCCTGGTTTTCTcaaccttttccttctttttctattatgATTCATGCTTCTTTTAATGCGTTGGTTTGCATAGATCAGCCTTTACTGTTTGCTACTTAAATTTGAAACCCAGTAACACTATTTAATAACATACAGAACAGAGAACATAAAGACCTAGCAAATAATAATTTCTgtaagtttataaaaaaatttttcgCTAAAATTATGCATTTAAAACAGTCCTGTCATTTCCTTGACTTTCCATTGCCTGCCATCAAACTGAAATTCCCTAAGGACACCAGTGTCCTTCACAACCtgtcccctgcctgcctttcagcctCATTGCTGAACTGCCCTACCCGCACTCTTTTTTCCAATGGAGCAGACTCTTTTTCACCTTTATGTCTTTGTACCTGATATTCACTAATAACCATGCCCCCTGCACAGTTGGGTCTCTTCATCTGTGTGCTCATGTACATATCTCTGTGTGCAAATACAGTGTTTTGCAATTTTTTTATTGCATGCATCGCTCCTCTAACCAGAATATGAGGTCCTTGAAGGCAGCAATGTAGTTGTTCAAGTACCTAAAACAGGTTTTGACAAGTAGTAGGTGTCTATTTTAACATCTGTGTGAATTAATTACTTCTGTGCCATTAGGCAGGAAGGCCATTTTCAAGACCCAATACGGAAAGCACTAAGTTGCAGAAATATGTTGGGACTGGTGTACTAGCTCCTGAAGCCGCAGGGCCCACGTTTTATTAAGCGAAGCAAGGCTCTGATGAGTAGTGAGCCCTCCCATACTTCAGCAACAGATGAAAGTGCTTGCAGATGTGAAAGCAAGATTCTTCAGGCTTTTTTCACTATCAGAGCTCACAGTCCTCATCTCCAGGAAGCAAAATAGTaaacatttcattccttttgtttcGGTGTTCCGATAATTTCAAGAAATTatcaaacaaggaaagaaatcctGGAGAAGTTGAAAGACAGACCTAAGCAGATGTTCCTGGAATCTTAAGGTCGCACTCTTCGGGCAGAATGTATTTGTTAGCTTTTCAAAGAATAATCTGtcggcatttttttttctgagtaaattaaaattcatttactaGGAAATGCCGATCGCCTTACCTTCCTGCTATTAAGCAGAATGGAGCTGATGAAAAGATGACCAGCCCACAGTAGCCCTTagattgttttttagaaaaatgggTTTGACCCACCATTCATGGCAACTAGCACATGGGCATAGTAAGTGGCAGATGTAGCTGTGAGTTAAAGAcccaggggaggggcacctggccagcttagtcagtggagcgtgcaactcttgatggcagggtcatgagttcgagccctaaaTTGGACGTAGCGattactttaattaattaattaattagggcACAGAGATTAATTAATTAGACATCCAGGGGAGACTCTTCCAGCCCATCTGTCTGTGCCTTTGAGAGGTTCACCCTTACTGTATGCCTAATCAAAAATCAAGTAAAACCAGAAATTTGCACTTGAGGTATCTCTCTTTCCCCTGAAGAATCACCTCCTACAGCCTCACTAGCAGCTGAAGTCTCCTGATGGGAgttgagaatttaaaatatagggGGTTATGGTGGTTTTCCCTTTCAAAACCGGTCTAAAGACCAGATTAACGTCCACAGTATGCCTTGGGGTCCTTGTATCCTGCCCCAGTGCAAGACCTGTACTATGTCTCCCTTGCTCCACTGTCAGGCACCTGATCCAGGACAGTGCGCTTGCTTGTTGAAGTGCATTTGTGTGAGATTCGATGTATATTGCTTATGATCCACTTCATATCTTTCTGCCTCCCAGAGGAGATTCTTACTCAAGAATAAAATCTTGATGAGTTTCTCCTAGAAAACAATGTGAATATAAATGTGGCTGTAACGACAGCTTTACTGACTCCCTGTGGGGTAGAATTCCCAGTAATAACAGATTTAGCATGTGGGCTGATACCTTTTTAGTATCACAGGGACAGCATTGTTTAGAGAAAGCCTTGACTCCATTTGAATAGTGTGGAGGATGCCAGGAGGAAggccaaaggaaaaggaaacggGAGAGCTGTTGGTTTGTCTCACCCTTACATCAGATGACAGGAAGTCGGAATTGAGATTGGCCACAGCAACCTGTTAAGGCCACATCTGTTTGAATAACTTAAAAGCTCTATAGAAACCAAATAAGTTttagagaaaggaatccaagagAGGACGAGGGGTGGAATGGCAAATAAGAGCTAGAGGTAAACCTCCTGCctggaaaaaaattcttcttgGGCCATCCCGATTCTTTAATCGATTGTGCTCCGAAGTGTAAGCTGCGTTGAAGCAACTGAGGTGGCTTAGTTACCCACAACTGGGTGATTTATAGGACTGGCCAGGTTCCCCTGCCCTCCGGGAGACCAGCCTCCAGCACATTGTGGTTCCGCATTGTCCCTAACGTTCAGTCACATCAGGGATCGAAACTCACAGGCACTTATGGAAACGCCACTAGCTGTGGTTTGGTTTTTGGCAGAGCTTCTCACAAGTGCAATTTGGAGCTAATGATTAATTATGGAATGTATTACAGAAGTCTTCCagagttgtttttctgtttgtgtgagtgtgtatgtgtttactactttatgtatttttgagaTAGGGTATGTTTTGGCATTTGGAGTATGGGTATATGTTCCTGATGGAGTTGTAGTTATTCACAAGTACTAGTTCATtgccaagaaattaaaaataaataaatcaacactGTTTTTGAGCTTTTctccaaaagaaaagcaaatggtgCTTGTGGGCCAGACAGCTGTTTGTTAGGTGTGGCTTTTGTTTGGTATTTTTGTGCTGGACAGACGCATAGCCATAACAGTTCGAGTTCCCATTCCAAAGAGAGGCAAACACGTCTTTTTGCCAAATAAACTAACGCAGCAGTTTGGAaaaaggcagggggcaggggtgtgagTTTTCCCCCCACCCAGGGTAAATTATCTCCTGCTTTTATCTCACGCTTGAGCCCGAGTGGCTGTCCCAGTGCCCAGAGTGTGCTCACGGGCTGTGCTTTCTCTACAGATACCACCTCCTCAAGCTCCTCCAGAAGTTCGGCACGGTCAAGCAGTTCGACTTCCTCTTCCACAAGTCAGGTGCATTGGAGGGGCAGCCTCGCGGGTACTGTTTCGTGAACTTTGAAACGAAGCAGGTAATGAAACCTCTCCCCTTTCATGGTGTTTCTTATACTCCCCCGCTTCGTGCTGCATCTCTCTCGACTGCTCAGAATAGCAGTGCCTTGCGGGCAGGAGCCGGGTCACATTCCTCTCTGTGTGCCTTGCCATGCATCCTGGAGGAGACCCTCGGTATACGAAGAAGTGAACAGCTTTCAAGATCTCCCCTGCCCAGGCTCCCGGTCTCAGGCGGCTGACCTACTTTTCTGACCAGATGCTTTGGGGTGCCCACATTAAGCTCATGGACATCCTCCTCCCTGTTCTAGTTTGTTTGTTCCTTTCGTGGCAGGCCAACAAAGCCTCCTTTTCTTTCAATAGTTTTGCCCCGTGGTGCAGAAACCCTCCCTGTGTGTGGTGAGCCACCCACAAactcttttattttgatttcttaaaaatgtacCCTTCTTCTCAGTGTCTCAGAACAACTGCATACGGATTGGAATATATAGGAAGGAGGAGAGCTTTCAGCTTCAACCATGCTATGTATGTGTATCTTCTTGCAGTAAAATTAAATCTATCTGCTGGGTGGACACGCCttgataaagaaattgaatttgaatGTTATTAAGTACAGACATACTGTTTAATATCCTCTATAACTTTATTAGTCACGTGGAAAGACTTTGCCTAGTTATTGTTGCATTAATAATCTATTTGGATGTTTTTCttgttataaaagtaatataagtTGTGGATGAAAATACAGATCAGTGACTTCCCTTAATCAGCCCAATACCCAAAAATAATCACTGTTAATATTTAGTTCTAGATCTTTCTTTATAttcacacgtgcacacacacgtacgGCTTAGAGCACAGAAAGATTACACCATCCTGTTTACCACtcaaagtatattaaaaattttctgtcCTCTAGTACACATCCAGATAACTTTCTATATCGTGATACTGTATATCCAGATACTGTATATCCAGATAACTTTGTGTATCGTGATACTGTGGTTTCACCAGTGTGACTACATATTTGTAAAACTTCACTGATAGAACTTTAGTATacacattttgttatatataacttagacctcaatttaaaaatgaatcaacatcggacacctaggtggctcagttggttaagcgactgccttcggctcaggtcatgattctggagtcccaggatcgagtcccacatcaggctccttgcttggcaggcagtctgcttcttccgctgaccctcccccttctcatgctctctttctctctctctctccttctcttcctctcaaataaataagtaaaatctttttaaaaaattttttaaaatgagccaaCATCATTTTTGATGACCGTGCAATATTTCATCATAGGACTATATAATAAGTTATTTGACTAGTCCCTGATTGTTAGCTATTTAGGTGGTCCCCCATGGCTCACAAGTGTAAACTGTGTTAGTGAATATCTGCATCCCTCTGATTATGTTCACACATACGTATATCCATGGAAATGGAGAGGCATCAACAAAGGCCTTGCATACTTCTGGATACGGCTGCCAGTTGCCTTCAAGCGATGATGTGTCACGATGTTCTGAGACTGTATGAGAGTGTCATTTGTCTTTATCTGTGCTGGGGATTCTTTCAGTTTCCTCTAACTTTTGCAAATGAGATTGGCACTGACGGATACATTGCTGTTCTAAATGGGGGAACTGGAAGGATGCTGTGTGTGCTTAGCACTTTTGAATAATTTGTTCTTCACTAATGATAGAGTGTGATTTAGCAGATAGCTAAAGTCAGTGGTCATGCTGGGCTAGATGTGGGTTTTAAAACACTGGATTATAAGTCACAAAGCCTAGCTTCTGCTGCTGGCTCTTTGATTCATCAACTTGGGGCACATCTCTTAACCTCTTTTGGCctcagttttcatttaaaaatcggGATTTAAAATACCTTCCTTACCTTCCAGGACGTTGAGAGAACAGATAAGGGAATATAGGAAAGTACCATTGGCCTTTAATCATGCTGTTACACACATGAACTCTGAAGTGACAGATAGAGATTGGAAATTGTTTTGGGAAACATTTATCCCCTTGCTGGCATCTTACGACTGCTAATGCTATAGAATCAGTAGAGAGTACCACGTAAATTCTAATCAACTAGATGAAACTTAAAAGAAGGGTAAAACATCTCTTATCTGTCTCTGTGACTGCTAAGCAAGGATGTCAGTGACTATCCAGTGGCTGACACCTAATGAGTACTCAGGTACTTGTTGAATGTCATGCTGGCCAGCTCCGGAGGGATGAGAGGATCACCGGTAACACCAGACTGGGAAATCTGCCGCTGTCACACTGCAGTCTCAGATAGGTTCATCTTATTCCTCTTCCTGTTCCTTCGGGGCTTCTTCACCTGCTGATAAACGTGGGTTATGCTTGGCCGAATGCCTCTTAGATACAAATGGAGCCGAGAAGGTTTGGCAGGATGGAAAAGTACGACCAGGCTTCCTGGGAATGTCCTAGAGTGACTCTTACCCAGCTTCAGGAATTCCTTTTAACCTTGTTGCTCCTCTATGTGATAGGGAAAGGGTCAGGGAACTTTTGGCTCCAAAAGCCAGGTGCGTAGATTGGCTCACACAAATACCTTGCTCACAGGCTCTTTGACTCACTCCTGCTTTTTCCGGCCTGGTTTCCTTCACTCCCATATCGTTTGAAGCCGTTACTGTTTCTCGCTTTGGATCCAGAGTATAAGCCCTAGTCTCGGGTATAGTTCCAAGGTCTCTGAAGGGAAGTAAATTTGTTAGCATGGTAGGTCCTGACAGAAGTGTATAGAAAGGTATCACCTAGTGAGAACAATCTGGTAACATTGCTTGATTGAGCGCTAGTCGTATTACCCatattttataggtgaagaagcTAATACTCACAGAGATTAAGGGACCATTACACTGGCAGTAAGCAACAGCCACCGTTTTTGTTTGACTGACTTTACAAAACTCATGCCCTTTCTgttattctgccttttttctttattgtacaCCCTCTGCGAGCTGTTTATCAAAGGCAGTCTGGTTAAGATTGCAGCCATCAAAGCTGGTGCGGCCCTGTGAGATACATACAGCTAATTAGGCATTTGAATTTTTGGCTAACATCCATCCCTTTCCCGGACAGGAGGCAGAACAAGCCATCCAGTGTCTCAATGGCAAGCTGGCTCTGTCCAAGAAGCTGGTGGTGCGGTGGGCTCACGCGCAAGTGAAGGTAAGTCTGCTGGGCTGGAAAGATAGCACCAAGCTCACCCGAACTGAGTTTTCCAGAAGATAGCTGTCCACTTTACCAATTTGCATCCCAGCCTCTTCACATCTGGAGCAGGCATACGTTGGTCTCCTACTTGTATTTACCATGTGTGTTGccagatttttcttttgagaaacatCTCAGGAGGGATTAAGTTCCTGCATTGTTTCTCTCCACATACCCACAGATTCTGTTTTTGATTGATTTTTCCATGTGGCTGATGTGTATACTCAGACCTCTATCATGTTTTTGGTGGGGGATGTTCTTTGGAggaaagaaatgtatt
Above is a window of Meles meles chromosome 11, mMelMel3.1 paternal haplotype, whole genome shotgun sequence DNA encoding:
- the RBM18 gene encoding probable RNA-binding protein 18, giving the protein MEAETKTLPLENASILSEGSLQEGHRLWIGNLDPKITEYHLLKLLQKFGTVKQFDFLFHKSGALEGQPRGYCFVNFETKQEAEQAIQCLNGKLALSKKLVVRWAHAQVKRYDHNKNDKILPISLEPSSSTEPTQSNLSVTAKIKAIEAKLKMMAENPDAEYPAAPVYSYFKPPDKKRTTPYSRTAWKSRR